One segment of Panthera leo isolate Ple1 chromosome A3, P.leo_Ple1_pat1.1, whole genome shotgun sequence DNA contains the following:
- the SHLD1 gene encoding shieldin complex subunit 1 isoform X4 — protein sequence MATQEATPGSQSEESSALDLPTVYDIRDYVLQRPHQEADSEAFSSVEALSSPCSSDADPGPS from the coding sequence ATGGCGACCCAGGAAGCGACTCCAGGCAGCCAGTCCGAGGAGAGCAGTGCCTTGGATTTGCCAACAGTTTATGACATAAGAGATTATGTGCTGCAGAGACCCCACCAAGAGGCCGACAGTGAGGCTTTTAGTTCTGTAGAAGCCCTTTCTAGTCCTTGCTCTTCTGATGCAGATCCAG
- the SHLD1 gene encoding shieldin complex subunit 1 isoform X3, with amino-acid sequence MATQEATPGSQSEESSALDLPTVYDIRDYVLQRPHQEADSEAFSSVEALSSPCSSDADPGNSI; translated from the coding sequence ATGGCGACCCAGGAAGCGACTCCAGGCAGCCAGTCCGAGGAGAGCAGTGCCTTGGATTTGCCAACAGTTTATGACATAAGAGATTATGTGCTGCAGAGACCCCACCAAGAGGCCGACAGTGAGGCTTTTAGTTCTGTAGAAGCCCTTTCTAGTCCTTGCTCTTCTGATGCAGATCCAG